From the Chloroflexus aurantiacus J-10-fl genome, one window contains:
- the rpsE gene encoding 30S ribosomal protein S5, which produces MKRERINPETLELEERVVQINRVSKVVKGGRRFSFSTVVVVGDGKGHVGIGMGKAAEVPDAIRKGAEAAKRNLIRVPLVHATVPHEVVTKFAATKVMLRPAAPGTGVIAGRGVRPVVEAAGIKDLLSKVYGSNNPVNVVKATFKALSEMTSLHEMASRRDMTPQELMERRTRRETEAA; this is translated from the coding sequence GTGAAACGAGAACGTATTAACCCCGAAACGCTGGAGCTCGAGGAGCGCGTCGTCCAGATCAACCGCGTGTCAAAGGTCGTGAAGGGCGGTCGGCGCTTTAGCTTCAGTACGGTTGTTGTCGTCGGTGATGGCAAAGGCCACGTCGGTATCGGAATGGGCAAGGCGGCAGAAGTGCCGGACGCAATCCGGAAAGGCGCCGAGGCCGCGAAGCGTAATTTGATTCGTGTGCCGCTGGTGCATGCAACCGTTCCCCACGAGGTCGTGACGAAATTTGCGGCTACGAAGGTCATGTTGCGCCCGGCAGCACCTGGAACGGGTGTTATCGCAGGTCGTGGTGTCCGTCCGGTTGTCGAAGCAGCCGGAATTAAAGACCTGCTCTCAAAGGTCTACGGTAGCAACAATCCGGTAAATGTTGTGAAAGCAACATTTAAGGCGCTCAGCGAGATGACATCGCTGCACGAGATGGCGAGCCGGCGCGATATGACGCCTCAAGAGCTGATGGAGCGCCGGACACGACGGGAAACGGAGGCAGCCTGA
- the rpmD gene encoding 50S ribosomal protein L30, giving the protein MGKLRVTYVKSAIGYARDQKETLAALGLRRLNQSVLKPDNPSVRGMLFKVQHLVKVEEVEDEVQA; this is encoded by the coding sequence ATGGGTAAGCTGCGCGTAACGTATGTGAAGAGCGCAATTGGCTATGCGCGCGACCAGAAGGAGACCCTGGCCGCGCTGGGCTTGCGCCGGTTGAATCAGAGTGTACTCAAACCGGATAATCCATCGGTGCGCGGGATGCTGTTTAAGGTGCAGCACCTCGTGAAGGTGGAAGAGGTTGAGGACGAGGTGCAGGCATGA
- the rplO gene encoding 50S ribosomal protein L15 — protein sequence MKLHDLRPAEGAHRKRKRIGRGHGSGKGKTGGKGMMGQKARSGPGPYRTFEGGQNRLVKRMPFKRGFVNKFRVEYEVVNVGSLVDWPVDLEVTPETLLARRLVRRKRMPVKILGDGELTQPLVIKAHKFSASARQKIEAAGGKAIDLTWVVERHSRSRGPNPSMRNARQS from the coding sequence ATGAAACTTCACGATTTACGACCCGCCGAGGGTGCGCACCGAAAGCGTAAGCGAATTGGTCGCGGCCACGGCTCGGGTAAAGGAAAAACCGGCGGTAAGGGTATGATGGGGCAAAAGGCCCGCAGCGGTCCCGGCCCTTATCGCACCTTTGAAGGTGGTCAGAACCGTCTGGTCAAGCGGATGCCCTTCAAGCGGGGCTTTGTTAATAAGTTCCGCGTTGAATATGAAGTGGTCAACGTTGGCAGCCTGGTCGATTGGCCAGTCGATCTTGAGGTCACACCCGAAACGCTCCTGGCACGCCGTCTGGTACGCCGGAAGCGAATGCCGGTGAAAATTTTAGGTGATGGTGAACTCACGCAACCACTGGTTATCAAGGCGCACAAGTTTTCGGCCAGTGCTCGCCAGAAGATCGAAGCTGCTGGTGGGAAAGCCATCGATCTCACATGGGTTGTTGAACGCCATTCACGCTCACGCGGGCCAAATCCGAGCATGCGCAATGCCCGCCAGTCGTAA
- the secY gene encoding preprotein translocase subunit SecY, protein MLQAVLRAIQLPDLRRRILFTLGMLFLFRLIAHIPVPNINPTTLEQLRQALATNQLAQLLNLFAGGALENFSVAAMGVYPYITAQIIIQLLQPLIPALQELQKEGEQGRLRLNRYQLWLTVPLAYLQAYGQTLTLERTINPNNDPTLSLFRTPFDLGANFLPTFTVLTTMVAGTMLLIWLGEQINERGIGNGISIIIFGGIVSRLPGLIIQGFQISQAGDFSTILGLIGFVAIALLTIVGIVLVQEGQRRIRVQYARRVRGNKVYGGQSSFIPLKVNSAGMIPLIFAQSIIIFPGIVASWFYRPGAEGIGNAIAGFFYNTFNPTGQGGGIVYMTLLFLLTVGFTYFYTVVIFTQQDLAENLQRNGGFIPGIRPGKKTEEYLMKVLNRITLAGALFLGLIAVLPFLTQSITGVQIGLGSTALLIVVGVAVDTMRQLEAQLIMRDYEGFLTR, encoded by the coding sequence ATGCTACAGGCTGTACTTCGTGCTATTCAGTTGCCCGATCTACGGCGTCGCATCCTCTTCACACTGGGGATGCTATTCCTGTTTCGTCTGATCGCGCATATTCCGGTACCTAACATCAATCCGACAACACTCGAGCAGTTGCGCCAGGCGCTGGCAACCAACCAACTGGCTCAGTTACTGAATCTCTTTGCCGGTGGGGCACTGGAGAATTTCTCGGTTGCAGCAATGGGGGTTTACCCCTACATTACGGCTCAAATCATTATACAGTTGCTGCAACCCTTGATCCCTGCTCTTCAGGAATTGCAGAAAGAAGGCGAACAGGGTCGTCTGCGGCTGAATCGCTATCAGTTGTGGTTGACTGTTCCGCTGGCTTATTTGCAGGCGTATGGTCAGACTCTGACCCTCGAACGCACGATTAATCCAAACAACGACCCGACACTGTCGTTGTTCCGTACTCCGTTCGATCTGGGTGCCAACTTTTTGCCCACATTTACTGTACTGACGACGATGGTCGCCGGTACCATGCTACTGATCTGGTTGGGTGAGCAGATCAATGAACGTGGTATTGGTAATGGTATCTCGATCATCATCTTCGGGGGGATTGTTTCGCGCCTACCGGGATTGATCATCCAGGGCTTCCAGATCAGCCAGGCGGGTGATTTCAGTACCATTTTGGGTCTGATAGGCTTTGTGGCAATTGCACTGTTGACAATTGTTGGTATTGTCCTGGTGCAGGAAGGTCAGCGTCGGATTCGTGTCCAGTACGCCCGACGTGTGCGCGGCAATAAGGTCTACGGTGGTCAGAGCAGCTTCATCCCGCTGAAGGTGAATTCGGCTGGTATGATCCCGTTGATCTTCGCTCAAAGCATTATCATCTTCCCTGGCATTGTGGCATCGTGGTTCTATCGCCCCGGTGCCGAAGGGATTGGGAATGCCATTGCTGGCTTTTTCTACAATACCTTTAACCCAACCGGTCAGGGTGGTGGCATTGTCTACATGACGCTGCTCTTCCTGTTGACAGTGGGATTCACCTATTTCTATACGGTTGTCATCTTCACCCAGCAGGACCTGGCCGAAAATCTACAGCGCAACGGTGGTTTTATTCCCGGCATTCGCCCGGGCAAGAAGACGGAAGAGTATTTGATGAAGGTGCTCAACCGTATTACTCTGGCCGGTGCGCTCTTCCTGGGCCTGATTGCCGTGCTTCCGTTCCTGACCCAATCGATTACCGGCGTCCAGATTGGTTTGGGTAGTACGGCGCTCTTGATCGTGGTCGGTGTTGCGGTAGACACAATGCGTCAATTAGAGGCGCAGTTGATCATGCGCGACTATGAAGGTTTTCTGACCAGATAG
- a CDS encoding adenylate kinase, which translates to MTNVILLGPPGAGKGTQAKTLADRTGLTHVASGDLFRAALREGTELGMLAKSYMDRGELVPDEVVIRMILERIQQPDCASGVIFDGFPRTQEQARALEVALADHNARIDAVLFLAVPQDVLLRRIAGRQTCRTCGAIFNIYYFPSHRPGICDACGGKLYQRSDDSIETAQHRLDVYFAQTMPLIEYYQRQGILHEIDGQREIALVTEAMLKALSPYLAPAQP; encoded by the coding sequence ATGACCAACGTTATCTTACTAGGACCACCCGGTGCCGGCAAAGGCACCCAGGCCAAAACCCTTGCCGATCGCACGGGACTTACGCATGTAGCGAGTGGCGATCTCTTCCGTGCAGCCCTACGCGAAGGGACTGAATTGGGTATGCTGGCTAAGTCCTACATGGATCGGGGGGAATTGGTACCTGATGAAGTCGTGATTCGGATGATCCTTGAACGCATTCAACAACCTGATTGCGCGTCAGGGGTTATCTTTGACGGTTTTCCGCGCACGCAAGAGCAGGCGCGGGCACTGGAAGTGGCGCTCGCCGACCACAACGCACGTATCGATGCTGTTCTCTTTCTGGCCGTACCACAAGATGTCTTGCTGCGCCGCATTGCCGGTCGGCAGACGTGCCGCACCTGTGGTGCGATCTTCAATATCTATTACTTCCCGTCGCATCGGCCAGGTATCTGCGACGCCTGCGGCGGCAAACTCTATCAACGGAGCGATGACTCGATCGAGACGGCGCAGCACCGATTAGATGTCTATTTTGCTCAGACAATGCCGCTGATTGAATACTATCAGCGACAGGGTATTCTGCACGAAATCGATGGTCAACGTGAGATCGCGCTCGTGACAGAGGCAATGCTAAAAGCGCTCAGCCCATATCTGGCTCCAGCGCAGCCGTAG
- the infA gene encoding translation initiation factor IF-1, producing the protein MSKKKDVIEMEGTITEPLPNAMFRVQLDNGHEVLAHISGKMRMNYIRILKGDRVLVELSPYDLTRGRITYRYK; encoded by the coding sequence ATGTCAAAGAAGAAAGACGTCATCGAGATGGAGGGTACCATCACGGAACCATTGCCAAACGCAATGTTCCGGGTACAGCTCGATAATGGGCACGAAGTACTGGCTCACATCTCGGGCAAGATGCGGATGAACTACATTCGTATCTTGAAGGGAGACCGGGTGCTGGTTGAATTATCGCCATATGACCTGACCCGGGGACGTATTACGTATCGTTATAAGTAG
- the rpmJ gene encoding 50S ribosomal protein L36, which yields MKVRASVKPRCEYCKVIKRKGVIRVICSRTPKHKQRQG from the coding sequence ATGAAAGTGCGAGCGTCGGTAAAGCCGCGCTGCGAGTATTGCAAGGTGATTAAGCGCAAGGGCGTGATCCGGGTGATCTGCTCGCGTACACCGAAGCATAAACAGCGGCAAGGATAA
- the rpsM gene encoding 30S ribosomal protein S13, protein MARIAGVDIPRNKKIEIAITYIYGIGRSNGMEILRKANVNPERRVRDLTEEEVGRIREIVDREYRVEGDLRREVQLNIKRLMDIGCYRGLRHRRGMPVRGQRTRTNARTRRGRRGQAIGIKKKATKK, encoded by the coding sequence ATGGCACGTATTGCCGGGGTTGATATTCCCCGCAACAAGAAGATCGAGATTGCGATCACCTACATCTACGGTATTGGGCGCTCGAACGGCATGGAGATTCTGCGCAAGGCAAATGTGAATCCAGAACGCCGGGTGCGCGACCTGACCGAAGAAGAAGTTGGGCGTATTCGCGAAATTGTTGATCGCGAATATCGGGTTGAAGGCGATCTGCGTCGTGAGGTACAGTTGAATATCAAACGCCTGATGGATATTGGCTGCTACCGGGGCCTGCGCCACCGCCGTGGTATGCCGGTACGTGGGCAGCGCACTCGCACCAATGCGCGTACACGCCGTGGGCGGCGCGGTCAGGCGATCGGTATCAAGAAGAAGGCGACCAAGAAATAG
- the rpsK gene encoding 30S ribosomal protein S11, translating to MPAKGKTTTTTRQRGKRRERKNVPRGQAHIQSTFNNTIVTITDPQGAVVCWASAGQSGFKGSRKSTPYAAQVAAENAARKAMENGMRSVEVFVKGPGAGREAAIRSLQAAGLQITAITDVTPIPHNGCRPPKRRRV from the coding sequence ATGCCCGCCAAGGGAAAAACGACTACCACGACACGCCAGCGCGGTAAGCGCCGTGAGCGAAAGAATGTGCCGCGGGGTCAGGCGCATATTCAGAGCACGTTCAACAATACAATCGTTACAATTACCGATCCGCAAGGCGCGGTCGTATGTTGGGCCAGTGCCGGTCAGAGTGGATTTAAGGGTTCGCGGAAGAGCACACCTTATGCCGCTCAGGTGGCTGCGGAGAATGCGGCACGCAAAGCAATGGAAAATGGTATGCGCTCGGTTGAGGTCTTTGTGAAAGGCCCTGGCGCCGGACGCGAAGCCGCTATCCGTTCGTTGCAGGCTGCCGGTTTGCAGATTACTGCAATTACCGACGTGACACCGATTCCACATAACGGCTGCCGGCCACCGAAGCGGCGACGGGTCTGA